In Ectothiorhodospiraceae bacterium 2226, a single window of DNA contains:
- a CDS encoding succinate dehydrogenase assembly factor 2, whose product MSAPASPPGRRADPAARRRLAWRARRGMLELDMVLMSFIENSYNTMKEEELVILERLLEWPDHQLQAVLLRGERPADPAFTHVVEHIRRAVAP is encoded by the coding sequence ATGAGCGCGCCGGCATCACCCCCCGGCCGCAGAGCAGATCCGGCGGCGCGGCGGCGCCTGGCGTGGCGCGCCCGGCGCGGGATGCTGGAGCTGGATATGGTTCTCATGTCATTTATAGAAAATAGTTACAACACTATGAAGGAAGAGGAATTAGTGATCCTAGAGCGCCTGCTCGAGTGGCCCGATCATCAGTTGCAGGCGGTGCTGCTTCGCGGCGAACGCCCGGCCGACCCCGCATTCACCCATGTCGTCGAACACATACGCCGCGCCGTTGCGCCTTGA
- a CDS encoding DegQ family serine endoprotease, whose translation MKTVANPGIRWWTMLAAAALLTLQWSAVQARAALPDFTELAEQNSPAVVNISTTQRAQGQDMPGFRMPEMPDMPEGPWGDLFRHFFGEGPEGGAPPPEAFESQSLGSGFIIDAEGFVLTNYHVVRDAEEIVVRLADRRELVAELIGHDERSDIALLRIEADDLPQVRVGRSEDLKVGEWVMAIGSPFGFDHSVSVGVVSAIGRSLPRETYVPFIQTDVAINPGNSGGPLFNLDGEVVGINSQIYSRTGGFMGLSFAIPMDMAMDIADQLKTKGTVTRGWLGVLIQDVTRELAESFGMTRPRGALVAQVLEESPASQGGIQVGDVIVEFNGQEVAHSSDLPHLVGRARVGAEAEVGLIRDGEHKSLSLTIEELPREEELAQRQPRERNGPAMEQRLNVGLAELNAEQRQQLGIVEGGVVVTQVRPGPAAQAGIRRGDVITRINNAPVEGLADFQQKVRELPAGRSVPVLIQRQGGPVFIALKLGADE comes from the coding sequence ATGAAGACAGTAGCTAACCCGGGCATCCGGTGGTGGACCATGCTGGCGGCGGCCGCACTGCTGACGCTGCAGTGGTCGGCCGTGCAGGCGCGCGCCGCGCTGCCGGATTTCACCGAGCTGGCGGAGCAGAACAGTCCGGCGGTGGTGAACATCAGCACCACGCAGCGGGCGCAGGGCCAGGACATGCCGGGCTTCCGGATGCCGGAGATGCCCGATATGCCGGAGGGGCCGTGGGGCGACTTGTTCCGACATTTCTTCGGTGAAGGCCCCGAGGGCGGCGCGCCGCCGCCGGAGGCCTTCGAGTCGCAGTCGCTCGGCTCGGGCTTCATCATCGATGCCGAGGGTTTCGTGCTTACCAACTATCACGTGGTGCGCGATGCCGAAGAGATCGTCGTGCGCCTGGCCGACCGCCGCGAGCTGGTGGCCGAACTGATCGGCCACGACGAGCGCAGCGACATCGCGCTGCTGCGCATCGAAGCCGATGACCTGCCGCAGGTGCGGGTGGGGCGCTCGGAAGACCTCAAGGTGGGCGAGTGGGTGATGGCGATCGGTTCGCCGTTCGGCTTCGACCACTCGGTCTCGGTGGGGGTGGTGAGCGCCATCGGCCGCAGCCTGCCGCGGGAAACCTACGTGCCGTTCATTCAGACCGACGTGGCCATCAACCCCGGCAATTCGGGCGGCCCGCTGTTCAACCTGGACGGCGAGGTGGTGGGCATCAACTCGCAGATCTACAGCCGCACCGGCGGGTTCATGGGGCTCTCGTTTGCCATCCCCATGGATATGGCGATGGACATCGCGGATCAGCTCAAGACCAAGGGCACTGTGACGCGCGGCTGGCTCGGGGTGTTGATTCAAGATGTCACGCGTGAGCTAGCCGAGTCGTTCGGCATGACGCGGCCGCGCGGCGCGCTGGTGGCGCAGGTGCTGGAGGAGAGCCCCGCCAGTCAGGGCGGCATCCAGGTCGGCGACGTGATCGTGGAGTTCAACGGCCAGGAGGTGGCCCACTCGTCCGACCTGCCGCACCTGGTCGGCCGCGCGCGGGTCGGCGCCGAGGCCGAGGTCGGGCTGATCCGCGACGGGGAGCACAAGTCGCTCAGCCTGACCATCGAAGAACTGCCGCGGGAGGAGGAGCTGGCCCAGCGGCAGCCGCGCGAGCGCAACGGCCCCGCGATGGAACAGCGTCTGAACGTCGGGCTTGCAGAGCTCAACGCGGAGCAGCGCCAGCAACTCGGTATCGTCGAAGGGGGCGTGGTGGTTACGCAGGTGCGCCCCGGCCCGGCGGCCCAGGCGGGCATCCGGCGCGGCGACGTGATCACGCGCATCAACAACGCCCCCGTTGAGGGGCTCGCCGACTTTCAGCAGAAGGTGCGTGAGCTGCCGGCGGGGCGCTCGGTGCCGGTGCTCATCCAGCGCCAGGGCGGGCCGGTGTTCATCGCACTAAAACTGGGCGCCGATGAGTGA
- a CDS encoding MucB/RseB C-terminal domain-containing protein, with the protein MKGVKFIGCILLCAVAGTAIAEDSVEPQVWLERMSEALRTLNFDGTFVYMHDGQMHAMRIIQSADEQGKAERLVSLTGHPREVIRDADLVTCILPDSKSVVVETSRSNRGFPMILPTRLDELERHYTFAAHGEDRVAGRVARKFAIQPRDGYRYGYELWLDVENHLLLKANLVNEQGEAVEQFMFTELQVLDQVPAALMQPSVSGKEYAWHRQKETKADSRPERSPWQVSALPEGFSLEVHRKNYLSTSMMPVEHMVFTDGLSSVSVFIEEQSLDQEPIVGRSRMGAVNAYSRVVAEHQVTVVGEVPAATVRMIGESIAPTPDAE; encoded by the coding sequence ATGAAGGGCGTTAAGTTCATCGGGTGCATCCTGCTGTGCGCGGTGGCCGGTACCGCGATAGCGGAGGATTCGGTTGAGCCGCAGGTGTGGCTGGAGCGCATGTCCGAGGCCCTGCGTACGCTCAACTTCGACGGGACCTTCGTGTACATGCACGACGGCCAGATGCATGCGATGCGCATCATCCAGAGCGCCGATGAGCAGGGGAAGGCGGAGCGATTGGTTTCGCTCACCGGCCATCCGCGCGAGGTGATCCGCGACGCCGACCTGGTCACCTGTATCCTCCCGGACAGCAAGTCGGTGGTGGTCGAGACCAGCCGCTCGAACCGCGGCTTTCCGATGATCCTGCCTACCCGCCTCGACGAACTCGAGCGCCATTACACCTTCGCCGCGCATGGCGAGGACCGCGTTGCCGGACGCGTTGCCCGCAAGTTCGCCATTCAGCCGCGTGATGGTTACCGCTATGGTTACGAGCTGTGGTTGGATGTGGAAAATCATCTGTTGTTGAAGGCCAACCTGGTGAACGAGCAGGGTGAGGCGGTGGAGCAGTTCATGTTCACGGAGCTGCAAGTACTGGATCAGGTGCCGGCCGCGCTGATGCAGCCGTCCGTGTCGGGCAAGGAGTATGCCTGGCACCGCCAGAAGGAGACCAAGGCCGACAGCCGGCCGGAGCGCAGCCCCTGGCAGGTGAGCGCGCTGCCCGAGGGTTTCAGTCTGGAAGTGCATCGCAAGAACTACCTTTCCACCAGCATGATGCCGGTGGAGCACATGGTGTTCACCGACGGGTTGTCGTCCGTGTCGGTATTCATCGAGGAACAAAGCCTCGATCAGGAGCCCATCGTGGGGCGCTCGCGCATGGGTGCCGTAAACGCCTATAGCCGCGTGGTCGCCGAGCACCAGGTGACGGTGGTGGGCGAGGTGCCGGCGGCCACGGTGCGCATGATCGGCGAGTCGATCGCGCCGACGCCGGACGCGGAATGA
- the lepA gene encoding elongation factor 4, whose product MSLIRNFSIIAHIDHGKSTLADRLIQSCGGLAEREMAEQVLDSMELERERGITIKAQSVTLKYVARDGQTYQLNFIDTPGHVDFSYEVSRSLAACEGALLVVDASQGVEAQSVANCYTALDQGLEVVPVLNKIDLPAADPERVAEEIEDVIGIEAKQAVRVSAKTGEGIPDLLEELVARIPPPQGDAEAPLQALIIDSWFDNFVGVISLVRVMQGRLRARERMTVMSTGRIYPITKVGVFTPHRLDTGELQAGEVGFVIAGIKEIEGAPVGDTLTLAERPAAEPLPGFQRVQPRVFAGLFPVSSEDYEDLREALSKLRLNDSALFYEPETSQALGFGFRCGFLGMLHMEIVQERLEREYDLDLITTAPTVVYEVETTKGEVIQVDNPSKLPPLNEITEIREPIIVANILTPQEHVGSVITLCIEKRGVQTKMLYHGRQVALSYELPMNEVVLDFFDRLKSATRGYASFDYSFARFQPANLVKLDVLINGERVDALSLIVHRDQADYRGRELVEKMKEIIPRQMFDVAIQAAIGSHIIARSNVKALRKNVTAKCYGGDITRKKKLLEKQKAGKRRMKQVGSVEIPQAAFLAVLQLGKDK is encoded by the coding sequence ATTAGTCTGATTCGCAATTTTTCGATCATCGCGCACATCGATCACGGCAAGTCCACGCTGGCCGATCGGCTCATCCAGTCCTGTGGCGGGCTCGCCGAGCGCGAGATGGCCGAGCAGGTGCTCGACTCCATGGAACTGGAGCGCGAGCGCGGCATCACCATCAAGGCCCAGAGCGTCACCCTCAAGTACGTCGCCCGCGACGGACAGACCTACCAGCTCAACTTCATCGACACGCCGGGGCACGTCGATTTCTCCTACGAGGTCTCCCGCTCGCTGGCCGCCTGCGAGGGCGCGCTGCTGGTGGTCGACGCCTCGCAGGGCGTGGAGGCCCAGAGCGTGGCGAACTGCTATACGGCGCTCGATCAGGGTCTGGAAGTGGTGCCGGTGCTGAACAAGATCGATCTGCCGGCCGCCGACCCCGAGCGCGTCGCCGAAGAGATCGAGGACGTCATCGGGATCGAGGCCAAGCAGGCGGTGCGCGTCAGCGCCAAGACCGGCGAGGGCATCCCCGACCTGCTGGAGGAACTCGTGGCGCGCATCCCGCCGCCGCAGGGGGACGCCGAGGCACCGCTGCAGGCGTTGATCATCGATTCCTGGTTCGACAACTTTGTAGGCGTGATCTCGCTGGTGCGCGTGATGCAGGGGCGCTTGCGCGCGCGCGAGCGCATGACGGTCATGTCCACCGGCCGTATCTATCCGATCACCAAGGTAGGGGTGTTCACGCCGCACCGGCTGGACACCGGCGAGTTGCAGGCCGGCGAGGTGGGCTTCGTCATCGCCGGCATCAAGGAGATCGAGGGCGCGCCGGTGGGCGATACCCTGACCCTCGCGGAACGCCCTGCCGCGGAGCCGTTGCCGGGCTTCCAGCGTGTACAGCCGCGGGTGTTCGCCGGGCTGTTCCCGGTCAGCAGCGAGGACTACGAGGACCTGCGCGAGGCGCTCTCCAAGCTGCGCCTGAACGACTCGGCGCTGTTCTACGAGCCCGAGACCTCACAGGCGCTGGGTTTCGGTTTCCGCTGCGGCTTCCTCGGCATGCTGCACATGGAAATCGTGCAGGAGCGCCTGGAGCGCGAGTACGACCTCGACCTCATCACCACCGCGCCGACCGTGGTGTACGAGGTGGAGACCACCAAGGGCGAGGTCATTCAGGTCGACAACCCGTCCAAGCTCCCGCCGCTGAACGAGATTACCGAGATCCGCGAGCCGATCATCGTCGCCAATATCCTCACCCCGCAGGAGCACGTCGGCAGCGTGATCACCCTGTGCATCGAGAAGCGCGGCGTGCAGACCAAGATGCTGTACCACGGGCGGCAGGTGGCGCTCAGCTACGAGTTGCCCATGAACGAGGTGGTGCTGGACTTCTTCGACCGCCTCAAATCGGCCACCCGCGGTTACGCCTCGTTCGACTATAGCTTCGCGCGCTTCCAACCGGCCAACTTGGTCAAGCTCGATGTCTTGATCAATGGCGAGCGGGTCGATGCGCTGTCGCTCATCGTGCACCGCGACCAGGCGGACTACCGCGGGCGCGAGTTGGTCGAGAAGATGAAGGAGATCATTCCGCGCCAGATGTTCGATGTGGCGATTCAGGCCGCCATCGGTTCGCACATCATTGCGCGTTCGAACGTGAAGGCCTTGCGCAAGAATGTCACCGCCAAATGCTATGGTGGCGACATCACGCGCAAGAAGAAGCTGCTCGAGAAGCAAAAGGCCGGCAAGCGCCGTATGAAGCAGGTCGGCAGCGTGGAAATCCCGCAGGCGGCGTTTCTCGCCGTGCTGCAGC
- a CDS encoding succinate dehydrogenase iron-sulfur subunit, translating to MRFSIYRYDPDQDAAPYMQDFELEVRPDMMLRDVLLRIKAQDETLSFRHSCGEGVCGSDAMNINGRNGLACITPVVDLKEPVRVRPLPGLPVIRDLVVDMSQFFTQYRAVQPYLIVHEPEPEVEYRQSPEERAKLDGLYECILCGCCSTACPSFWWNPDKFRGPAALLQAWRFLADSRDQATGARLDALEGPYRLFRCHTIMNCVEVCPKGLHPTGAIEKIKQLMLKQSI from the coding sequence ATGCGCTTCTCGATCTACCGCTACGACCCCGACCAGGACGCCGCTCCGTACATGCAGGACTTCGAGCTGGAGGTGCGACCGGACATGATGCTGCGCGACGTCCTGCTGCGCATCAAGGCGCAGGACGAGACGCTGAGCTTTCGCCACTCGTGCGGGGAGGGCGTGTGCGGCTCCGACGCCATGAACATCAATGGCCGCAACGGCCTGGCGTGCATCACGCCGGTGGTGGATTTGAAGGAGCCGGTGCGGGTGCGGCCGCTGCCCGGGCTGCCGGTGATTCGCGACCTGGTGGTGGACATGAGCCAGTTCTTCACCCAGTACCGCGCGGTGCAGCCCTATCTCATCGTGCACGAGCCCGAGCCGGAGGTGGAGTACCGCCAGTCGCCGGAGGAGCGCGCCAAACTGGACGGGCTGTACGAGTGCATCCTGTGCGGCTGCTGCTCCACCGCCTGCCCCTCGTTCTGGTGGAACCCCGACAAGTTTCGCGGCCCGGCGGCGCTGCTGCAGGCCTGGCGCTTCCTGGCCGACAGCCGGGATCAGGCCACCGGCGCGCGCCTCGACGCCTTGGAGGGGCCGTATCGGCTGTTTCGCTGCCACACGATCATGAACTGCGTCGAGGTCTGCCCCAAGGGGCTGCACCCCACCGGCGCGATCGAGAAGATTAAGCAGCTCATGCTCAAGCAGAGCATATGA
- the nadB gene encoding L-aspartate oxidase has protein sequence MSPHPQFDVLIIGSGAAGLSAALRLADHASVAVASKGPLPLGSTLYAQGGVAAVLADDDSVDAHARDTLDAGAGLCDPAVVRYVVERGRAGIQYLIDQGVPFTRAADNGAYHLTREGGHSHRRIIHAADATGRAIETTLEQKVRAHPNLHLYEHHVAVDLIMGSRAGLGDDRCVGAYLFDRTGHRTVAVSAKAVILATGGASKVYLYTSNPDITTGDGIAMAWRAGCRVANMEFNQFHPTCLYHPDAKTLLLSEALRGEGARLLLPDRTPFMHRFDPRAELAPRDIVARAIDHEMKRLGAAHVYLDISHKPAAFITEHFPNIYQACLQYGYDMTREPVPVVPAAHYTCGGVMTDLAARTDVEGLYAVGEVAFTGLHGANRLASNSLLECLVFGAAAAEDILQRLPAWTQPPALPAWDESRVTDSDEEVVVAHNWQELRHFMWDYVGIVRTNKRLERAYRRAELLLREIREYYSNFRVTNDLLELRNLAQVAELIIESAAARKESRGLHYTLDYPSTLSEARNTVLTPPNYRPPETGR, from the coding sequence GTGAGTCCGCATCCACAATTCGACGTGCTGATCATCGGCAGCGGCGCGGCGGGGCTGTCCGCCGCACTGCGGCTGGCCGACCATGCCAGCGTCGCCGTCGCCTCCAAAGGCCCCCTGCCGCTGGGAAGCACCCTCTATGCCCAAGGGGGCGTGGCGGCGGTGCTCGCGGACGACGACAGCGTCGACGCCCACGCGCGCGACACCTTGGATGCCGGCGCGGGCCTGTGCGATCCGGCGGTGGTGCGCTATGTGGTGGAACGCGGGCGCGCCGGCATCCAGTACCTCATCGACCAGGGCGTACCCTTCACTCGCGCGGCGGACAACGGCGCTTACCACCTCACGCGCGAAGGCGGACACAGCCACCGGCGCATCATCCACGCCGCCGACGCGACCGGACGCGCGATCGAGACCACCCTTGAACAAAAGGTCCGCGCCCACCCCAACCTGCACCTGTACGAGCACCACGTCGCCGTCGACCTCATCATGGGTAGCCGCGCCGGTCTCGGCGACGACCGCTGCGTGGGGGCCTACCTGTTCGACCGGACTGGCCACAGGACCGTGGCGGTGTCGGCCAAGGCCGTCATCCTCGCCACCGGCGGCGCGAGCAAGGTGTACCTGTACACCAGCAATCCCGACATCACCACCGGCGACGGCATTGCCATGGCCTGGCGCGCGGGCTGTCGGGTGGCCAACATGGAGTTCAATCAGTTTCATCCCACCTGCCTGTACCACCCGGACGCCAAGACGCTGCTGCTCAGCGAGGCGTTGCGCGGCGAAGGCGCGCGCCTGCTGCTGCCCGACCGCACCCCTTTTATGCATCGCTTCGATCCACGTGCAGAGCTCGCCCCGCGCGACATCGTGGCGCGTGCCATCGACCATGAGATGAAGCGCCTGGGCGCCGCGCACGTCTACCTGGACATCAGCCACAAGCCCGCCGCTTTCATCACCGAGCACTTTCCCAACATCTACCAGGCCTGCCTGCAGTACGGCTACGACATGACGCGCGAGCCGGTGCCGGTCGTACCGGCCGCGCACTACACCTGCGGCGGGGTGATGACCGACTTGGCCGCCCGGACCGACGTGGAGGGGCTGTACGCCGTGGGCGAGGTGGCCTTCACCGGCCTGCACGGCGCCAATCGGCTGGCCAGCAATTCGCTGCTCGAGTGCCTGGTGTTCGGGGCCGCCGCGGCCGAGGACATCCTGCAACGCCTGCCCGCTTGGACGCAGCCCCCCGCCCTGCCCGCCTGGGACGAGAGCCGCGTCACCGACTCCGACGAAGAGGTGGTGGTGGCGCACAACTGGCAGGAACTGCGCCACTTCATGTGGGATTACGTGGGTATCGTGCGTACCAACAAGCGCCTGGAGCGCGCCTACCGCCGCGCCGAATTACTGCTGCGGGAGATCCGCGAGTACTACTCCAATTTCCGCGTGACCAACGACCTCCTCGAACTGCGCAACCTCGCCCAGGTGGCCGAACTGATCATCGAATCGGCCGCGGCCCGCAAGGAGAGCCGCGGGCTGCACTACACCTTGGATTACCCCTCGACCCTGTCGGAGGCACGCAATACCGTGCTCACACCGCCGAACTATCGCCCGCCGGAGACGGGGCGCTGA
- a CDS encoding sigma-E factor negative regulatory protein, whose amino-acid sequence MSKEDREHISALVDGQVDAREEQSLLDRLGKDAELRAAWGRYHLIGDALRNDLPVAVDTGIAARVSAALEQEPAILAPRRRILQHPKRAAGLAVAASVLGVAVLVGLPQSPEEAGFEPVVAATAPSGSASGQLVSEVPRWDRGQPMIESRLNSYVVNHNEYSASTGMQGMLPYMRIVGMESAERASYEGR is encoded by the coding sequence ATGAGCAAAGAAGACCGCGAACACATCTCGGCGTTGGTCGACGGACAAGTCGACGCACGAGAGGAGCAGAGCCTGCTGGACCGGCTGGGCAAGGATGCCGAATTGAGAGCGGCATGGGGCCGGTATCACTTGATTGGCGACGCATTACGCAACGACCTGCCGGTGGCGGTGGATACCGGCATCGCGGCGCGGGTGAGCGCCGCTCTGGAGCAGGAGCCGGCGATCCTCGCCCCGCGCCGGCGCATACTCCAGCATCCCAAGCGGGCCGCCGGTCTGGCGGTGGCGGCCAGCGTCCTCGGCGTGGCGGTGCTGGTCGGGCTGCCGCAGAGCCCCGAGGAGGCGGGTTTCGAGCCGGTGGTCGCCGCCACGGCACCCTCCGGCAGCGCGTCGGGACAGCTGGTGTCCGAGGTGCCGCGCTGGGATCGAGGGCAGCCGATGATCGAGTCGCGCCTCAACAGCTACGTGGTCAACCATAACGAGTACTCGGCCTCCACCGGTATGCAGGGGATGTTGCCGTACATGCGTATCGTGGGCATGGAATCGGCCGAGCGGGCTAGTTATGAAGGGCGTTAA
- a CDS encoding glutaredoxin family protein: MSEPALVLYGRAYCHLCGEMIQALEPWHARYGFHLEVVDVDGDPALAERYGERVPVLMAGERELCHYHLDEAALRRYFEPA; encoded by the coding sequence ATGAGTGAGCCGGCGCTGGTCCTGTATGGGCGCGCGTACTGCCATTTATGCGGTGAGATGATCCAGGCTCTGGAGCCGTGGCACGCCCGCTACGGCTTCCACCTCGAGGTGGTGGACGTGGACGGCGACCCTGCGCTGGCGGAGCGTTACGGCGAGCGGGTGCCGGTACTGATGGCCGGCGAACGGGAGCTGTGCCACTACCACCTGGACGAGGCGGCGCTGCGGCGCTATTTCGAGCCCGCCTGA
- a CDS encoding ABC transporter ATP-binding protein yields MGEVEVHALRGVDLTLYRGEFVVLLGPSGSGKSTLLNILGGLDKPTAGEVLCDGRNLTTATERELTDFRRHYVGFVFQFYNLIPSLTARENVAIVTEIAREPMPPEEALDRVGLTPRMDHFPAQLSGGEQQRVAIARAIAKRPRVLLCDEPTGALDSQTGIVVLEVLQRINEELGTSTIVITHNAGIAAMADRVVNFSDGRIHTVETNATNKAPRELTW; encoded by the coding sequence ATGGGCGAGGTCGAGGTGCACGCCCTGCGCGGCGTGGACCTTACTCTGTACCGCGGCGAGTTCGTGGTGCTGCTCGGCCCCTCGGGCAGTGGCAAATCCACACTGCTCAACATCCTGGGGGGGCTCGACAAACCCACCGCGGGCGAGGTGCTGTGCGACGGGCGCAACCTCACCACCGCGACGGAGCGCGAGTTGACCGATTTTCGGCGTCATTACGTCGGCTTCGTGTTCCAGTTCTACAACCTCATCCCGAGCCTCACGGCGCGCGAGAACGTGGCCATCGTGACGGAGATCGCGCGCGAGCCCATGCCCCCTGAGGAGGCGCTGGACCGGGTCGGCCTGACGCCGCGCATGGACCATTTCCCGGCCCAGCTCTCGGGCGGCGAACAGCAGCGCGTCGCCATCGCGCGCGCGATCGCCAAACGCCCTCGGGTGCTGCTGTGCGACGAGCCCACTGGCGCGCTGGATTCCCAGACCGGCATCGTCGTACTGGAGGTGCTGCAGCGCATCAATGAGGAGCTGGGCACCTCCACCATCGTCATCACCCACAACGCGGGCATCGCCGCCATGGCCGACCGCGTGGTGAATTTCAGCGACGGGCGCATCCACACCGTGGAGACCAACGCGACGAACAAGGCGCCTAGAGAGCTGACGTGGTAA
- a CDS encoding SoxR reducing system RseC family protein, translated as MIEERATVVAREGTHAWVERERQSACGSCSVNKGCGTGVLAQVVGRRYTRLKAMNPVDAQPGDTVVLGVAEGALVQGSLAVYLVPLLGLFVFGLLGETLAVQLNVAAGDALVAAFGVAGLALGLAWLRRHSTRLADDPRYQAVILRREPAAMTIPARQATKESRSL; from the coding sequence ATGATCGAGGAGCGCGCCACCGTCGTTGCCCGCGAGGGCACGCACGCGTGGGTGGAGCGCGAGCGCCAGAGCGCCTGCGGCAGCTGTTCGGTCAATAAGGGCTGCGGCACCGGCGTGTTGGCGCAGGTGGTGGGGCGGCGCTACACGCGCCTCAAGGCAATGAACCCGGTTGATGCGCAGCCGGGCGACACCGTCGTACTGGGCGTGGCAGAAGGCGCGCTGGTGCAGGGCTCGCTGGCGGTGTATCTGGTGCCCTTGCTTGGCCTGTTCGTGTTCGGGCTGCTCGGCGAAACGCTCGCGGTACAGCTCAATGTGGCGGCCGGCGACGCGCTGGTCGCGGCATTCGGCGTGGCCGGCCTCGCCCTCGGCCTAGCTTGGCTGCGTCGCCACAGCACACGGCTGGCCGACGACCCGCGCTACCAGGCCGTGATACTCCGGCGCGAGCCGGCGGCCATGACAATCCCAGCCCGACAGGCAACGAAGGAATCCCGCAGCTTATGA
- the rpoE gene encoding RNA polymerase sigma factor RpoE has translation MGEHRVDQALVERVQRGDKKAFDTLVLKYQHKIVKLISRYVRDPDEVYDVAQESFIKAYRALANFRGESAFYTWLYRIAINTAKNHLVAQGRRPPEADIDVADAEYLEGESALKDVGSPERMALKDEIGRVVHEAIDQLPEDLRTAIILRELEGLSYEEIAQAMACPIGTVRSRIFRAREAIDNKLRPLLD, from the coding sequence ATGGGGGAGCATAGGGTTGATCAGGCACTGGTCGAGCGGGTTCAGCGCGGAGACAAGAAAGCCTTTGACACCCTGGTGCTCAAATACCAGCACAAGATCGTCAAGCTCATCTCCCGCTACGTGCGCGACCCCGACGAGGTGTACGACGTCGCGCAGGAAAGTTTTATCAAGGCCTACAGGGCCTTGGCGAACTTCCGAGGCGAAAGTGCATTCTACACGTGGCTCTATCGCATCGCGATCAACACGGCCAAGAATCACTTGGTCGCCCAGGGGCGCCGGCCGCCCGAGGCGGACATCGACGTGGCGGATGCCGAATACCTGGAAGGGGAGTCGGCGCTCAAGGACGTCGGCTCGCCCGAGCGCATGGCGCTCAAGGACGAGATCGGGCGTGTGGTCCATGAGGCCATCGATCAACTGCCGGAAGATCTCCGCACCGCCATCATCCTGCGCGAGCTGGAGGGTTTGAGCTATGAGGAAATTGCGCAAGCCATGGCATGCCCTATCGGCACCGTGCGCTCGCGCATCTTCCGCGCGCGCGAGGCTATCGACAACAAACTTCGGCCGCTCCTGGACTAG